The following is a genomic window from Anopheles aquasalis chromosome 3, idAnoAquaMG_Q_19, whole genome shotgun sequence.
AGGGTTTGATTGATCGGGCCACATTTGTAATCCAGTGCACCATCAAAAACGGGAGCCCCCCTGAGCCACCTGGCATCTCAATCAATCATGCTTGTGCCGCAAATGTGAGTCACAGTCCGACCAACCTCCTGACATAATCCAGCCTTCAGATGATATACAGTACTTTGaacaaattgtgtttttttactgtttaTTTACTCTAGGAATACAAGAAATGTTAACAAGACGGCGCGTGAGACAACCAGACCAGAAGCAAATGAAGGATGCAACGGTTTAATGCTAAATTTCAATTGCAGCTATCAAGCATTCAATTGCAATAAAGCGCATTatcaatccaaacaaaaacaagagcACGTCAAGCAACACTTCCTGTCTAATATTTGGCTCTTATATTTGCTCACGTAAATCATTGGAAATGGTTCGCGAGTGTGGTAAAACACAGAATTTGATTGATCTGTTATCGCCCGTCGTCGCACCGCCTGTCTCGATCGACACATGAATGGTGGAAAGTTGGGAGGAAACATGATTGATAAAACGATACCAATACCGGGgggcgcacacaaaaaaaaatctagaaCCAAGAAGCAACCGCACAGCGTTGGGCTATATATATAACGCACCATCGGCCTACTGCGCTACAGGTGGACTGCTACTGCTTCGACGCTTAGTACCATACAGCGGATCAAGTTTGCGTTAAGAATCCAAGTAGACCCAGCAGCTGCAATGCAACTTTTTGCTGGATTAATTCTGCTGATAGCGGTGATTGGTGCAACTGCATCCGAGGTAAGAATCCTAGGTGTCAAGTTCTCGAATCTAATAGTATCGAGATTCTAATACTTCTGCAAGTAATgtattgaattgttttttttttttacagaatgGACAAAGCCCAAATCCCAGAATAGTCAATGGAATCAATGCGCAACCAACTCCGTACAATGCATACATCCTGTATCTGACCACCATCAATGGGGTCCAATCTGGGttcttcggtggtggttctttAATCTCCGACCGCCACGTACTTACCGCGGCACAAAATATTCAAGGATTCTCCATGTGGGAAATCGGACTTGGTAGTACCGTGTTTGGGCAGCTAATCAAGCAGGTGTCCTCGCAGGCGATCTCCCATCCATCCTTCAACAGCCAGAACCGTGCCAACGACATCGGTATTGTAATTCTGCCCTCTCCGGTTATTTTCTCGGCAGCGATTGCACCGATCGCACTGCCACAGGTGAACCGCCAGATGCCGATGGAAAATGAGGAAGGCATGGTAGTTGGTTTCGGCTTTACTTCCTCGAGCGGTAAGTTTCCCCATAAGATCACTGCCATCGCTTGCAGAGCGGTTTTGCTAATATAGCATATTTAATTGCAGACCAAGGTCAAGCCGCTTTCCTGAAAACGGCCTACCAACGGGTGATCGGCGACAACAGATGCAGTGGCACGTACCAAATTCAACTACCGAACCACTTCTGTGCAGAGGATACGACTCACCGTGGAAACGTGTGTAACGGTGACCTTGGTGCTGGTTTCACTATCCAGGACCGTCGAATTGAAACATTGGCTGGTGTTGCCTCGTTGATTACTGCTTCTTGTGATTCTTTAACCCCAACTGGATACACTCGAGTTTCCGTTTATCGTCAATGGATTCGGGACACCACGGGAGTGTAACATGCGCCCGTCATTACAAGCCGTTTAAGCTGACATGTCCTACAAGGTTTGCTGCTGTAGTGAATAAATATTGGAATCAAAAGTGTATTAGAAGCTGTATTATTAGAAGCTGAGTTTTTCATCGCgcacagggtgcgccatcaggatgtatcctattttaaagttgaataactctgtcatttttcagccgattttaaaaaataaaccagttttatttaggctATTCTATTCCATTTATTTATAACTAActtaaaatatgatatcgatcaaatgatcgtcttcagtcggcatacaaaaagcgaccctttttcgggcattttgcattgtttttgacaacatttagggagttatttagCAATTCTGCTCCGAATGTTTGCTtaggttgtttcatagccttcaatttgtttgcaaaaaccttatttttcaaactaACTCACAAAAAAAGCCCAGCTCCGTGATatgcggcgaaggaggaaaccatcatccattgcacgattgcagtttccactattgaccgatttttttcaatgtaacgtgtgacaatttcagtccgctcttttaacgtgcaGTGTtccattattaaaatggcatagactgaagtttcagaaacggtcctatttgtcaaaatcagctgaaaaatggcagagttattcaactttaaaataggatgcATCGtgatggcgcactctgtaTGTGTCctaagacagtttctacacacagccaaaatttggcggctaaagtcaaaattgtcggcaaaagtcaaaagctccatataaaaaaaataatggtgtgtgtagggacgcttgaaaagaagaacttcagaaaaactacagaatcatcgcgaaataactttaacacacctgcaaacagcttttttttaaaatgtaatatgctttaagctgatcggcagacacataatgctgcgctccagtgtaggccgtaccgtagatgtagatttgtctccatctgccattattttttccaaaatgttggaaaaatgaagttctctttttttgactttagccgccaaattttggctgtgtgtagaaactgtctaagTGGGTACTAGGTATAGTTCCAAACTCCTGAGGGCAAGAGACTCCACTGCAAACTTTTATCACCAGCAGTCCTTCAAGTCCGCCATGAATAGATGGAATTGCAGGAGATCAAATTTGATATAAACTTataaggcaggaatacacgaagcgtaaactctcgtataaacttagagtgtaatgccaaaaagtttacgcttcgtgtggcaggcataatcgcataaaagtttatactg
Proteins encoded in this region:
- the LOC126577800 gene encoding chymotrypsin BI-like: MQLFAGLILLIAVIGATASENGQSPNPRIVNGINAQPTPYNAYILYLTTINGVQSGFFGGGSLISDRHVLTAAQNIQGFSMWEIGLGSTVFGQLIKQVSSQAISHPSFNSQNRANDIGIVILPSPVIFSAAIAPIALPQVNRQMPMENEEGMVVGFGFTSSSDQGQAAFLKTAYQRVIGDNRCSGTYQIQLPNHFCAEDTTHRGNVCNGDLGAGFTIQDRRIETLAGVASLITASCDSLTPTGYTRVSVYRQWIRDTTGV